One genomic segment of Danio aesculapii chromosome 15, fDanAes4.1, whole genome shotgun sequence includes these proteins:
- the LOC130241335 gene encoding uncharacterized protein LOC130241335, whose protein sequence is MDLERLRRRMERLRAHHNKYQASALKAVGEEKSAKVKVLHPPRPHRDKEEEEEQREKESQMKDPLQVLMLVCCTDGVSPTKQPSPQIKRKRRAVYDFSPQISSDHCSDDQASEVEDQTHEVSMTKPSPQIKRKRVAKGKANVVKTTTITKRPWRDKERRAVSKHLSSFIAQRRVPGKAACMKCLTEETALRERTWTDITHYIAALFGISQAASW, encoded by the exons ATGGATCTGGAACGATTGAGAAGGAGAATGGAGCGACTGCGGGCACACCACAACAAATATCAAGCGTCTGCATTAAag GCAGTGGGAGAAGAGAAGTCAGCAAAG GTGAAAGTCCTCCATCCACCTCGGCCTCACAGAGacaaagaggaggaggaagagcagAGAGAAAAGGAGAGTCAGATGAAG GATCCCTTACAGGTGCTGATGTTGGTCTGTTGCACTGATGGAGTGAGTCCGACCAAACAGCCCTCACCTCAGATCAAGAGGAAGAGGAGAGCGGTGTATGACTTCTCCCCTCAGATATCATCAGACCACTGCAGTGACGACCAGGCTTCAGAGGTTGAAG atcaaactcACGAAGTGAGCATGACCAAACCCTCACCTCAGATCAAGAGGAAGAGAGTGGCCAAGGGGAAAGCAAACG TTGTGAAGACCACCACGATAACCAAACGCCCGTGGAGGGATAAGGAGAGAAGGGCGGTCAGTAAACATCTGAGTAGCTTCATTGCGCAACGCAGAGTTCCAGGTAAAGCCGCCTGCATGAAGTGTCTTACTGAAGAAACCGCTCTCAGGGAGAGAACGTGGACGGACATAACACATTATATTGCGGCCCTCTTTGGCATTTCTCAGGCAGCTTCTTggtga